Proteins encoded together in one Ciona intestinalis chromosome 3, KH, whole genome shotgun sequence window:
- the LOC100176207 gene encoding tRNA wybutosine-synthesizing protein 2 homolog produces MAQKNPFHEKLLNLLKNAWNIDLNDDLIKDLPRKWEKHGDLVMLPSNCFHLKVWAQLPQEQLWKYVAEALNVNRVAQQKNILNSDYRSPQVVMLLGDDTWVTHIDNRIIYKFDITKSMFSSGNITEKIRMANLNCDGEIVIDMFAGIGYFTLPLLVHSKARFVHACEWNPDSVTALKANLLLNKVESKCKIYEGDNRVVCPTEVGDRIILGLIPTAEQSYIAACKALKVKGGIFHIHHNVTSIKNNDTEKINRLF; encoded by the coding sequence atggcaCAGAAGAATCCGTTTCATGAAAAGTtattgaatttattaaaaaatgcatgGAATATTGATTTAAATGATGATTTAATAAAAGATTTGCCTCGAAAATGGGAAAAACACGGGGATCTTGTTATGCTGCCCTCCAATTGCTTCCACTTAAAGGTTTGGGCTCAACTTCCCCAAGAGCAGCTATGGAAGTATGTTGCTGAAGCACTTAACGTAAATAGAGTGGCACAGCAGAAGAATATATTAAACAGTGACTACCGTTCACCACAAGTAGTTATGTTGCTTGGTGATGATACCTGGGTGACACATATTGACAAtagaataatttataaatttgataTTACCAAGTCGATGTTTTCATCTGGAAACATCACAGAGAAAATCAGAATGGCAAACTTAAATTGTGATGGGGAAATTGTTATAGATATGTTTGCAGGAATTGGATATTTCACTTTGCCACTTCTTGTTCATTCGAAGGCAAGATTTGTACATGCGTGTGAATGGAATCCTGATTCTGTAACAGCATTGAAAGCAAATTTACTGCTAAATAAAGTGGAAtccaaatgtaaaatatatgaagGAGATAACAGAGTTGTGTGTCCCACTGAAGTGGGTGACCGGATAATTCTTGGCCTTATTCCCACTGCGGAACAAAGTTATATTGCTGCATGTAAAGCACTAAAAGTGAAAGGTGGGATTTTTCACATACACCATAATGTCACgtcaataaaaaacaatgacaCAGAGAAAATAAACAGATTATTTTAA
- the LOC100186422 gene encoding contactin-associated protein like 5-3-like isoform X1, whose translation MLVLCLYIVVIFVEQVPTVVSNQQHHCPGYTVVQNFGPDAVPNLTQNHTRGAPGKVGKKGPKGDIGEKGAKGEAGITPHYNEIGILKRQVAQLMNRIDMMGIQHKSCEHVNGTEVDSGLYQIKPGSRPFVAHCSFNETHRFTRIGHDAESEIQVSSCEDPLCYSRNIAYEVSMAQIVALISVSRHCRQFVKYRCRGSVLNSGTPFAGWKSRDGLNQHNWGGTSRTGWCACGESGTCLDRTKKCNCDDNSSSTADEGYLTNKALLPVTAVMFGDATAPSEAGWHTVGPLECWGRN comes from the exons ATGCTAGTCTTGTGTCTGTATATTGTGGTTATCTTCGTTGAACAAGTACCTACAGTTGTGTCGAACCAGCAGCATCACTGTCCAGGTTATACTGTAGTTCAAAATTTCGGCCCAGATGCGGTCCCAAATTTGACTCAAAATCACACAAGGGGAGCACCGGGTAAAGTTGGAAAAAAAGGACCGAAAGGAGATATTGGGGAAAAGGGAGCTAAG GGTGAAGCCGGGATTACTCCACATTACAATGAAATCGGGATATTGAAGCGGCAAGTTGCGCAACTTATGAACCGAATAG atatgATGGGAATTCAACATAAATCCTGTGAACATGTGAATGGCACAGAGGTTGACTCTGGGTTATATCAGATTAAACCAGGGTCACGACCATTTGTAGCACATTGCAGCTTTAACGAAACGCATC GTTTCACTCGCATAGGGCATGACGCCGAAAGTGAAATTCAGGTGTCGTCATGCGAAGACCCACTCTGCTACAGTCGCAACATTGCTTATGAAGTTTCCATGGCACAGATTGTTGCTTTGATATCGGTCTCACGACACTGTAGACAATTTGTTAAG TATCGATGCAGAGGTTCAGTTCTCAACTCGGGAACTCCTTTTGCCGGTTGGAAGTCACGTGACGGATTAAATCAACACAACTGGGGAGGCACCTCAAGAACTGGATGGTGTGCCTGCGGTGAATCGG GGACATGTCTAGATAGAACGAAGAAGTGTAATTGTGACGACAACTCGTCAAGCACAGCGGATGAGGGTTATTTGACAAACAAGGCATTATTGCCGGTTACTGCAGTCATGTTTGGGGATGCAACAGCTCCAAGCGAAGCAGGCTGGCATACTGTTGGTCCTTTGGAATGCTGGGGACGaaattaa
- the LOC100186422 gene encoding contactin-associated protein like 5-3-like isoform X2 — protein MLVLCLYIVVIFVEQVPTVVSNQQHHCPGYTVVQNFGPDAVPNLTQNHTRGAPGKVGKKGPKGDIGEKGAKGEAGITPHYNEIGILKRQVAQLMNRIDMMGIQHKSCEHVNGTEVDSGLYQIKPGSRPFVAHCSFNETHRFTRIGHDAESEIQVSSCEDPLCYSRNIAYEVSMAQIVALISVSRHCRQFVKYRCRGSVLNSGTPFAGWKSRDGLNQHNWGGTSRTGWCACGETGTCLDRTKKCNCDDNSSSTADEGYLTNKALLPVTAVMFGDATAPSEAGWHTVGPLECWGRN, from the exons ATGCTAGTCTTGTGTCTGTATATTGTGGTTATCTTCGTTGAACAAGTACCTACAGTTGTGTCGAACCAGCAGCATCACTGTCCAGGTTATACTGTAGTTCAAAATTTCGGCCCAGATGCGGTCCCAAATTTGACTCAAAATCACACAAGGGGAGCACCGGGTAAAGTTGGAAAAAAAGGACCGAAAGGAGATATTGGGGAAAAGGGAGCTAAG GGTGAAGCCGGGATTACTCCACATTACAATGAAATCGGGATATTGAAGCGGCAAGTTGCGCAACTTATGAACCGAATAG atatgATGGGAATTCAACATAAATCCTGTGAACATGTGAATGGCACAGAGGTTGACTCTGGGTTATATCAGATTAAACCAGGGTCACGACCATTTGTAGCACATTGCAGCTTTAACGAAACGCATC GTTTCACTCGCATAGGGCATGACGCCGAAAGTGAAATTCAGGTGTCGTCATGCGAAGACCCACTCTGCTACAGTCGCAACATTGCTTATGAAGTTTCCATGGCACAGATTGTTGCTTTGATATCGGTCTCACGACACTGTAGACAATTTGTTAAG TATCGATGCAGAGGTTCAGTTCTCAACTCGGGAACTCCTTTTGCCGGTTGGAAGTCACGTGACGGATTAAATCAACACAACTGGGGAGGCACCTCAAGAACTGGATGGTGTGCCTGCGGTGAA ACAGGGACATGTCTAGATAGAACGAAGAAGTGTAATTGTGACGACAACTCGTCAAGCACAGCGGATGAGGGTTATTTGACAAACAAGGCATTATTGCCGGTTACTGCAGTCATGTTTGGGGATGCAACAGCTCCAAGCGAAGCAGGCTGGCATACTGTTGGTCCTTTGGAATGCTGGGGACGaaattaa